The Sesamum indicum cultivar Zhongzhi No. 13 linkage group LG6, S_indicum_v1.0, whole genome shotgun sequence genome has a segment encoding these proteins:
- the LOC105164367 gene encoding osmotin-like protein codes for MAAPLFTLSLLLILCTLATATPPGLILTVVNNCPFTIWPAIQPNAGHPALERGGFALSTLTHRSFPAPSGHWARTGCSYAHGRFSCATGDCGGRLECDGHGGAAPATLAQFSLHHGHADFSSYGVSLVDGFNLPMTVTPHEGKGQCPVVGCRADLLSTCPHALQVRGPPHGAVVGCKSGCAAFGTDELCCRNHYNSPQTCRASSYSEFFKHACPATFTYAHDSPSLMHECSAPRELKVIFCH; via the coding sequence ATGGCCGCTCCCCTTTTCACACTCTCCCTTCTCCTTATCCTGTGCACCCTAGCCACCGCTACTCCCCCGGGCCTCATTCTCACCGTCGTCAACAACTGCCCCTTCACCATTTGGCCCGCCATTCAGCCTAACGCTGGCCACCCGGCCCTCGAGCGCGGTGGCTTCGCTCTGTCCACCCTCACCCACCGCTCCTTCCCCGCCCCCTCCGGCCACTGGGCCCGTACGGGCTGCAGTTACGCTCACGGCCGCTTCTCCTGCGCCACCGGAGACTGCGGTGGCCGTCTCGAGTGCGACGGCCACGGCGGTGCAGCCCCGGCAACCCTAGCCCAGTTCTCCCTCCACCACGGCCACGCCGACTTCTCCTCTTACGGCGTCAGTCTAGTCGACGGGTTCAACCTCCCGATGACCGTGACGCCACACGAGGGGAAGGGGCAGTGCCCCGTGGTAGGTTGCCGGGCAGATTTGCTGTCGACGTGTCCGCACGCGCTGCAGGTGAGAGGACCGCCGCATGGGGCGGTTGTCGGGTGCAAGAGCGGCTGCGCGGCCTTCGGGACGGATGAGCTCTGCTGCAGGAACCATTACAACAGCCCGCAGACCTGCAGGGCGTCGAGCTACTCGGAGTTCTTCAAGCACGCTTGTCCGGCGACCTTCACTTACGCGCACGATAGCCCGTCGCTCATGCATGAGTGCTCTGCGCCACGTGAGCTCAAAGTCATTTTCTGCCACTAG
- the LOC105164368 gene encoding tRNA (guanine-N(7)-)-methyltransferase, translating to MEVSNPTHSKTTGLPRKRFYRARAHSNPLSDSHFPVPISPSQFDSTLHYPQFFKSDSSKKIEFADIGCGFGGLLISLSTLFPDTLMIGMELRDKVTEYVKERILALRASNPGQYENVSVVRTNSMKYIPNYFEKGQLTKMFFLFPDPHFKEKNHRRRVISPHLLDEYAFVLRAGGIIYTITDVEELGVWMKSCLEGHPLFEALPEDELEADPVVKLLNTATEEGQKVARNEGQTFRAVYRRIATSLPH from the coding sequence ATGGAGGTTTCAAACCCTACGCATAGCAAGACAACTGGGCTTCCACGTAAGCGGTTCTATCGGGCACGGGCTCACAGCAATCCCTTGAGCGATTCACATTTCCCAGTTCCAATCTCCCCGAGCCAGTTTGACAGTACCCTCCATTATCCTCAGTTTTTCAAATCTGATTCTTCCAAGAAGATTGAGTTTGCGGATATTGGATGTGGATTTGGTGGGCTTTTGATTAGTCTTTCGACTCTTTTTCCTGATACGCTTATGATTGGGATGGAACTGAGGGACAAAGTGACGGAGTATGTGAAGGAAAGGATTCTGGCATTGAGGGCATCAAATCCTGGCCAGTATGAGAATGTATCTGTGGTTCGGACTAATTCCATGAAGTACATTCCCAATTACTTTGAGAAGGGACAGCTGACGAAGATGTTTTTTCTGTTCCCAGATCCTCATTTCAAGGAGAAGAATCATCGGCGCAGGGTAATTAGCCCTCATTTGCTGGATGAGTATGCGTTTGTGCTTAGGGCCGGTGGGATTATATACACGATCACTGATGTAGAGGAACTTGGCGTGTGGATGAAGTCTTGTTTGGAAGGTCACCCATTGTTTGAGGCTCTTCCCGAGGATGAGCTTGAAGCTGATCCCGTCGTGAAGCTCTTGAACACTGCAACTGAGGAGGGTCAGAAAGTTGCAAGGAATGAAGGGCAGACGTTTCGAGCTGTTTATAGACGGATTGCAACGTCTCTTCCTCATTGA